The stretch of DNA GCACTGATTTGACAATGAAAAGACTAGTGTATTCGGATCAACAATTTGTGCCAATAATTTAAACCCTTTTCATTATTACAAAAAATCTCTATACAATGTCATAAAAGCACTATTCCACTTCATTTCTCATTTGTTACTGATGTACCTCTATCTCTATCTCTTCTTATCAAACATGGCTACGATCGTTTCTTCAAATGCTTTCCTCCCTCGCCTCAATTTCAAGTTTAacaattaaaatttcaaatcaaATTATCCTGGCTTAACCAATTACAATCACATTATACATAGCACCAAAGTTCACTAAGCATTAAAGTCAAAAAACCTAAACTTTAAAGTCAACCAACCGTTAGATAATCTTCGGGTCTAGGGTTTGTAGACACAATTGCGGAGGAAGGTTTTGCCTCAGCCCCAGACTCGGCCTCCTTGACTTCAGCCTCCGCCACTGGTGGCTCCGACCCATCACTCGCGTCGGAACAAAAAAATACACGGCAACCCAGATTACGATTTCGTCCGGCGAGACCAGTGAGCGAGCTCAAAACTCGAAGAAACGGCGCCGAAGAGCCGGTTCGGATACTCGTCGGAGCGAGGCTGTTGACTCGGTTGTGAAGGCTTGAAGAGGATGAGAGAAGCTTCAACATTTCGTTTGTGAGAACAATTGAGAGGGGCCAACCGAAATTGTGAGTGTTAGGGTTTTGTTGTTATGTTTTGTGGTAGGCGGTTTTAGTAGTTGTGATGAGGAAGAACCGCCATTGATACATGGAAGAAATGAAAGAGCTTTCTGTGTATGGTTTCTCTGTTTTGGTTAAAGCCCTCCCAAAACCCTTGAGTAATTGTGACTTGACCAAAATACCCCTGGTTCTAATTACGAGTTCTTGGTGGTGTGATTGTGAATGGTGATGTCGATTTCGAGCTAACTACCACATTACCACTAATTTGATGAAAACCAAATAATTAacagaaatttacaaaaatattggaattttggttaatttttataaaaatactgtcacattgaaattttttcaaaaatactgtgtttttataaaacaccagtaaaacacaaagcaaaacaactcaaaacaatagtagaacactagtaaaacaccagtagaacaccagtaaaaacttaacacagtatactgcagtatgaaacttataaaaaaaatacagtaaaaaagtaaaaaataccgcctgatagtatttttgtaaaaaaaatggcaaaaattagtataccatgtaaatttcccaataattaattaatatattttcgaCACTACATTATTATTCCGGTTTGATAAAAATTATCGTTTTGCTATTttactattaaaaattaatatttttactcTGAAGTTTGAGCAATATAAAATTTTAcctcttttaataaaaaaaaataattttaaaaaaattataatgttcTATGAACTTTCAGCAAacttcatattttggatccaatctaatttacataataattcaaattcaaTCCAATTCGTAAAAGTGCAAATTGGATCGATTATTTTGAAttggttattttttaatatatatttttagtattgAGGATGAAAATTCGAACTTGGGACCTTATCTTAGTGGGGGTGAACATTTCTACCGAGTTTGACCTAAACCTGACCTGATCAACCTGAACATTTGAAAAAACCTGCTCAATGCGAGCGGGTCGGGTCCAACTCGATGCCACGAATGGGGTAGGTTTTGGGTTTATGTTTTGATAACGACTGAGTTGCAGGTTGGACCCAATTAACCcgatcaattttaatttttttttattgcacAAATTTATTATGGATTAGGTATGGACTATAGAGTATAGAGTATgaattttggatttttattcacattttattttgagactttttagttttttttttttttttaggaagactttttagtttttattattatgaagTTTGATGAATAACTTTTTGGTAATAAGTTGGTTTtggatatatttttttctataaagaATATTGATTAATGTGCTATGTTCAatctcataaataaataaaggaaaataaaccatataaaattttggtttgaaaaaaaaaatattgatcgGTCAACCCGTTCATTCATAGACGGGTACAAGTCTTATTTGAAAACCAGTTGTGAACCCGAAATTCGGTTACCCCGCCTAATATTCAATCCTACCTTTTAGTAAGAAAAAGTATTAAACCACTAGATTATGCTTTTGATcacaatattaaattatttaatatgtattaaaaaaaatatattttacacataactaacaacaaaataaaataaattattttctcaaaaaataaataaataaataaaataaaataaactattgttgttttatgtcttcaacaacaaattaaaataaataaaataaaaataacaaattcaaagaaattaaaaaaaaaatatatgtataaataaatatttagttttgttttaaattatttttctttataaataaaaatagaatatatatatttgatctaCTAAGTtttgaattatatttatatcatatgcattatatttttaaattcttttttttttacattaaatattaattgtatatataaatattttaaaatttatgtaaatatgtgtGGTAGATTTGATTAGATCGGCTACTTTTACATACCAATGAACATCCAATCTGCATAAATATGGATTTTAGATTTTCAATCAAGTTAAATCTGCACAAGgatgatattattattagaataattaaatattaaaatttatataatttaatttaataattattatattaaaagttAAATTGATACTGATACTTATAATATACTTATAATAATACTCTTTTTTATTGATTTCTTTAATAGTTGGAATGAACATTGTAATCAGAATTATTGTATTTAGTTTGGTATGAAAATGTACTGGAATAAAATTTGTATTGACCAAAATAACCCtattggttttattttaaaatcatgaaatattttttttttaaaaaaaaggtaacATAGACTTTTGACATTTtttactatatttttattaaaataatttttttttctttgtaataGAGTGTAATTGTATCAGGGATTACATTGGTTTTGGTATGTAATCTTCATTACAATACTCAATGTAATAACTATTACATTGTAATGGATTACAGAAGTTAAAAGCGAAAAACAAACAATGTAAGAAACTTATTCATTACCATTACGATTACCATTACGGTGAACTAAACATCACCTAAGTCTTTTAAAGTGTGGTGCCTTATAACAATTCTCGGTCTTCATTCACAAGTGTGCACAGTTAACCTAGCCCACATGGCTTTCGGCATAGACTTTGCTCTAAAGTTTTGACCCGAGGGTATTAATATCACTTTTAGAAACCTAGAAACATAGAGTGAAGATCATTAACAACAAGGAATGAGATTGGActtcatgattttttttttttaatttattatttatttaattatttatttgagggAAATAGTCTCTGAAGAACACCACCTCCATGCAAATCACAAGGAAGGACCAAGGACTAGGAAAACTTCATTGATCAAATGGCATTAGCCATGATATACAGGATAACCAAAGCTAGAACAATACAAAAAATTCATACTAGAAAACTCATGtcaaaacagataatatatCATTTAGAATAAAGCATAAATAAAAATCAAGCATAGAGAAATTATTGAGTTTGAGGACCACACTCTTGATAATTTGTCTCAAATTGCACCCCGCTTAAAGCCAAACAACTTGCATTAGACTTCATATGATTTGATCACCaagtttttctttctattttttttttctttaacctTCATATTGTTATCGCAATTGTGAGATTATTGTTTATCATTTTTATGaagtaaatttttatttagaaatCTGAATATAGATTCAATAGTAGTCGGTTCAAGACCCATAAATTTTACTTTGTGGGGACTtatttattattagaaaatatttacatatattataattactcttattaaatttatttaattttgttggagcttttttattattttagtctataattatcaaattaaaaaaaattaatttcattttttaaaatacaatatttttattagtgGAGCTATAGCCTCCACAATAACTCAAGTGGGTCCGTTCCGGACTGATAGAGTTGAAAAATTgcacaaaaaaatattaaatttaatgcATCAAATAATTGGTTAATGAAGAAAAATGTAATTAAGAGATATGTCTTGTTATGCTAGATTTGgcacaaaattataattttaacacgtgttaaagaattaattttaaaaatactaaattatataaaaatactaaattataGCACTATATTACTAATTTGACACTATTTCAAAAATGTTTTTTCCTTTTCATACAATGGAACAATAACACATTTAGAGCTTGTTTGATATACCATattgtataaaataataataatattatgtttgaataaagcaatgtattgtattaattattatgaaatttttAATGCTATgtaagttgtattatttaatacacaataaattatctatattagcttgtattataatatttataaaggaTTCGAGGTTAACTCTAATCTCCGACTCATTTTGGGACCGGGACCCGAATTCAGGACCCAAGACGCGAACGTGAACCTAGCCTACCAAACAAGCCCTTAAATATATGGACTCGATTGATACAccgtattatattgtattagtattagtattatttaatacaatactacATTTAGTATTGACTTCTATTAATAGATtgtgtaaaattataatatattttcaatacacTCGACCCCAACACCGACTACGTGTCGAGTCCAGGTGTGgatccaggtctaggtctagatccaggtccgggtcctagaCCCAAGTCAGGATCCCAAGTTAGGGTCCGAGTCCGAGTTGGGTCCCAGATTCCTAGTTCGGatcctttgtaaatattataatacaagctaatatgaactatttttaaataatacaacttacGTTGTATTAAAAATTTTGGTCGTACTAGTTAATACAATACATTGTTTTATTCAAACAcagtgttatttattatttaatacattacTATTCTTATGCGGCCTAATAAACGAACCTTGTGCAAAATTATATACAATCTACGCTTCTTCCTCGTCGCTTAATGGGTGAAGCTCATCCACTTCTGTTATCTTCCCAATATGGTTGTCATTGTTGACTAACCTTCCTACTTGAATTTTACCCATTTCATCACATGGAATTATGAAATAAGCTAATCTTGTGCATCTCTTTCATTTTCTGAGAGATTATCAAACAAAGATGGTCACTTTAGGGGAAGAAACTAAGCTACCATTTTCCAATCTTCAGCTGCCAGAGGAGACATAGCTGAGATGTCCTGCTATATCAGGACAGAAACCCTTTTCCAACATTTCCTCTCTTACAACATCATAAGTAATTCGGTTCGGGACTAAACCTTTCTCCAACATCTCATTAAGTAACCTATTTGCATCTTCAAGCATGCCCTTCTCACAATATCCCTTAATCAACAAATTATAAGTAACTATGTTTGCCCGCTTACCGTCTTTTTCCATCTGCAATCTCACATTCAGTGCAGCCCCCATGTTACCTTCTCTGCAGTAGCCCTCTATCAGTATATTGTACATCAAATGAGTTAAATTCAAACCTGACTTCAACATGTCATTCATCATTCTTCTAGCCTTTCCTGTCTCCCCTTTCTTACAAAGCCCATCCATTAGTATGCTATATGTTATAAAATCAGCTTTTAGATCCTTCTTCTGCATATCATCTAAAAGCTGTCTTGCTTTTTCCATGTTCCCTTGTCTACAAAAACAAGCAATTAAGGAGTTATAAGTTGAAACATTAGGGAATATTCCTTTTTCCAACATTGTACTGAGTAAGAGAAATGCTTTGTCCATCATCCCATTTCTACAGTATGTATCAATCAAAGTGTTGAAAGTTATAACATCGGGCGATAAACCCTGACTTATGATATCGTCAAATAACTCAACAGCTTCCTTCACCATTTTCTTCTTGCAAAATCCATTGATAAATGCATTGTAGGTAATGACATTTGGCTTCAAGCTGAGGCCAACCATTTCATCCCTCAAAGCACAAGCCTCTTCAAGCTTCCCTTCTGTACATAGTCCGTTGATCAGTGTATTGTAGGTAATATCATCAGGTTTCAGACCCTGCCTTTTCATTTCTTCAAACACTTTCAATGCAGCCAATACATTCTCATCTTTACAGAATCCATCAATCAATATATTGTAGGTAATTGGGCAAGGGCTAATTTTATTAGCAATCATTTCCTTCAAAACAGCATCAGCTTTATACATCATTCCTGACTTTCCCATCTTGCAATATCCATGCATTACTGTATTATATGTAATCACATTTGGCAAAATTCCAAAGGCCTTCATATCATTGATGAGATCTCTAGCCTTGTTCAATTTCCCAACTTTAGACAACCCTTTGATCACAATGTTAAAAGTATACAAATTAACCTTAATCTTTCTCTTAATCATCTCCTTGTACAGGTACTCCACATACCCAATTTTATTCTCTTTAACCAAAGCAGACAACAAGGGATTACATGTAAAGAAAGATAACTTGTACCCATAATCACCAGCTCTTTGAAAAGCCTCAATAGCCAATTGGGTCTTCAAATTTACAGAATATGCCCATACCAAAATATCAACAATGATTGTATTCATGTGATGAAAATAATTGTCATACAGTGATAACGAGTGAAATATTGTGAAGTTTGAGTGTTCCTTATTCTTCTTTACAAACCTATCTAAGAAAGCTCTAATCCTTGAGTATTTTTGGGCACGTGCTAGTGAATGTAAGAGTCTACAAGTCAATTCAAGTGGATATGAAACATTAAGCTCTTTCTGGGACCAATTGAAGTACCTCATAATGAGCTCTGGATCAACATTTGATTCAAACAAATGATGAAGAAACTTGATCGGATTCATGTCTTCGAGATGGGTTTTGAGCTTAGACCAGTGTTGATTTGCTATGAGCTCTGAAACTAATGAAATGCTGAATTCACTTGAAGATGCCTCTAACAACTGTGGTTTTATAGGATCTTCCTCCGTAACTCGCAAAACATGAGGTGGGAaattttccttgtttggttcAAGCCTTTCCTTAAAATTTGCTGCAGCATAGTAGGAAAGTAAAGAAATAGTTATAACAATGTATATTAAATACTCCATATCTAACCTGGTATCAACACATTGGAGACTAATATAATATTGACACTGAATGATATTCTCAGATTATTGTATTACATCACTCGTTGCCAATATCTTATCTTATCTCATATCATGTTTTTCTTCCTTCAAGATGGACGATCATGAAATCACATTGTTGGAATCAGATAACAACTTTCAAGATTTTATTAAGAAATAAACAAGAAGTTACAAAATCTGAATTCTGAAATTGCATATCTAGatttgtaaaaaagaaaaactcatTTGCAACTGCATATGAATTGAGAAAGGAAAGAAACCTAGCATGATATAATAAAAGGCTCTAGTAAACTGTATAAATGAGATTCTAAAACTGACTAACCAGATAGTGCAATTTTATCATTCGTCTCCAATCCCAGTTCCTGCATAAGAAAAGCCAAGTAAATTCAAATAATCCTGACTGAACCAACTGCAATCACATTACATAAAGCTACAGAGTTCACTGTTCAGTTAATCCAAATACAGGGCCATTGAGCCAAAAACCGAaactttaaattcaaccaaCCGTTACATAACCATCGGGTCTGGGGTTCTTAGATAAAATTGCGGGGGAAGGCTTTGCCTCGGCCCCTGGCTCCGGACAATCATTCGCGTCCGAGCAAAAAAATGCACGAGGATGAAGAGCGAAACCAGTGAGAGAGGTCAAAGCAGGAAGAAACGGCGCCGTCGAGTGGTGTGAGGGTGTTGGGATACTTGTGGGAAGTAGGGTGTGGAGTCGGTTCTGAAGGCACGAAGAGAAGTAGAGAAGCTTCAACATTTCGTTGCGACAACAATTGTGTCTGTTAGGTTTTTATGTTTGTCTTAGACGGTCTTAGTGGTTATTCTCATTGCCAAGAATCGCCATGGATACACGAGAAACCGAAGAAAAAccttactgtgttttttttttttttcagtaagTCATTACAAAACCTTGGGAAATTGAGGTTGACCATATTGTCCCCAAGGTAGTGATATAATTGCAATCGTCATAAGTTGGGTCTTTTGGGTTTGAGCATTGCTATTgcgtaagttgaaaaataccacttttattaatcaattaattaaatttacctctaattttatatttaattgaaacatacttctttttatatgtattgtacccaaaatacatGAAGAATATCTTGAAGtggcaggggcaaaattggtacaatgtttaaaaaaaagtaaaaatgatactttaaaaaagagggtaaaaataaaaaatgacaatataaaaaaaaaatatagagtgtaattttctcATTGCACAATGGGCACCTTAATTTTACAAGTGGCATTTTAGAATTGATTaacgatattttttaaaagttattttctcaatatattactaaagaGAATGTTAAGTACTAATAACTATAACAATATACGACATGACACGATAACACCATTTGAAAACAACACACGAATAAATTTATGGTTAAGcacaaattataaaattaaccaactaaatttaaaatcaaCATAATTAAGTgcatattaataagcaaattttttaaatatgttaacatgaaattagtaaatatattaatttatcatatatgtTAAGTtagtaaatataaatatttaattggttacattaaaaatataattatgatgATTACATTTTTATATGACCTATTATAGCAAGTTACTAATaggtaaaaatttaatttttaaacttaaaataattataatcaattatataattaaaataaattaattttttaattaaaatatttaataagaaatttttcacaaaattgaataataataatttatatttatatttatatttttagtttttaatcaTTAAGTAAAAATAGCGATAGGTATTTATTTGCATTCATTTACCAATTATCATCtacttttttataaaattgaataaaatatgatGAAATGACTACTTATTATATAGGGGCACAACTTGATAGCCTAAAAAATTTAGAggacaaaaatattaattattttaaaattatttaagcaattttctaaataaaaaagtaaattatggTTAAGCTTCCCATCTCCAACTACATGTCGTTTTTACTATTAAACGACAGGAAACATGTGGTCTAACTAGAAAGAAGCGAAGATGGACGAAACGGTGCGTTTTATGCGTGAGCAAGTACAGTTGAATCTTGACTGGTTTTTCCTCGAACGAACGAAGACTTCGAGTCAAGAGACATCTTAGCGAGAATTTATGGCCTTCAAGATTCTTCCCTTTTCACCCAAGTTACCTTTAATTTTTCTCTAAGGTTGCCCTAATATCAGTTAACTATAACTAACCTTTCAATTTGGATTTGGGATTTTTCTCCTTCTCTTCTCAGAgtgattgaattttttatttcatgGATTTCCAGAATAGAAGGCTACATGTTTTGCTATTCATCGCAGGCATCATTGTTCTCAGCATTACAGGTACATATTTAGAAATTTatgtatgtgtttatgtattATATGAGATCTTGCTTTTGCAGCCTCTGCTTGGTTGGTGAGAAAATTTAGGAAAGAACAGAGTTTGAAATTGAAATCTAACAAATATACatgtattgatttttttttttgggaaattagTGTTTTGCTctgattatttaaaaatatgaccTTTTAGATGTATTGGGTATTTTCACTGTGTCAATTTTTGTTGCTAAAAAGTCGCAAAATAAATCTGATTtgagaaaatatactaaaattgtGGTAGAAGGGGATGAAATTTTTTGGGTGAATAAAAG from Cannabis sativa cultivar Pink pepper isolate KNU-18-1 chromosome 2, ASM2916894v1, whole genome shotgun sequence encodes:
- the LOC115718559 gene encoding pentatricopeptide repeat-containing protein At1g09820, which codes for MLKLLYFSSCLQNRLHTLLPTSIPTPSHHSTAPFLPALTSLTGFALHPRAFFCSDANDCPEPGAEAKPSPAILSKNPRPDGYVTELGLETNDKIALSANFKERLEPNKENFPPHVLRVTEEDPIKPQLLEASSSEFSISLVSELIANQHWSKLKTHLEDMNPIKFLHHLFESNVDPELIMRYFNWSQKELNVSYPLELTCRLLHSLARAQKYSRIRAFLDRFVKKNKEHSNFTIFHSLSLYDNYFHHMNTIIVDILVWAYSVNLKTQLAIEAFQRAGDYGYKLSFFTCNPLLSALVKENKIGYVEYLYKEMIKRKIKVNLYTFNIVIKGLSKVGKLNKARDLINDMKAFGILPNVITYNTVMHGYCKMGKSGMMYKADAVLKEMIANKISPCPITYNILIDGFCKDENVLAALKVFEEMKRQGLKPDDITYNTLINGLCTEGKLEEACALRDEMVGLSLKPNVITYNAFINGFCKKKMVKEAVELFDDIISQGLSPDVITFNTLIDTYCRNGMMDKAFLLLSTMLEKGIFPNVSTYNSLIACFCRQGNMEKARQLLDDMQKKDLKADFITYSILMDGLCKKGETGKARRMMNDMLKSGLNLTHLMYNILIEGYCREGNMGAALNVRLQMEKDGKRANIVTYNLLIKGYCEKGMLEDANRLLNEMLEKGLVPNRITYDVVREEMLEKGFCPDIAGHLSYVSSGS